CAGCCGGCGCGAGATGGACAGCGCCACCTTGATGAGGCCCGTAATCCCCGCCGCGCCCTCCAGGTGGCCGACGTTCGCCTTCACCGAGCCGATGAGCAGCGGCCGATCAATCGCCCGCCCCTCGCCCAGGGCCGCGCCCAGCGCGCTGGCCTCGGTGGGGTCTCCCAGCGCGGTGCCCGTGCCGTGCGTCTCCACGTAGTGCACGCGGTTGGTGGGCACGCCGGCGCGCGCGTACGCCTCGCGCAGCAGCGCCGCCTGTCCGGGCACGCTCGGCGCGGTGAGCCCGTTGCCGGTGCCGTTGTTGTTCACCGCGCTGCCGCGGATGATGCAGTAGATGTGCGCGCCGGAGGCGAGCGCCGCCGACAGCGGCTGGAGCACCACCAGCCCCGCGCCCTCGCCGCGTCCGAAGCCGTCCGCTCCCGCGGCGAACGCCTTGCTGCGCCCGTCCGGCGCCAGCCCGCCGAACTTGGACAGCAGCACGTTCGCCTCGGGCGAGAACATCAGGTTGACGCCGCCCACCAGCGCCAGCCTCGACTCCCCCGAGCGCAGGCTCTGGCAGGCCAGGTGCACCGCCACCAGCGACGAGGAGCACGCCGTGTCCACCGTCAGGCTCGGCCCCTTGAGGCCCAGGAAGTAGGAGAGCCGGTTGGCCACGATGTTGAGCGACTGGCCCGTCGCGCTGTGCAGCGTCACCGCCGCGCGCTCGCTCAGGTGCCGGTCCGCGTAGTCGTGCCAGATGGCGCCCATGAACACGCCCGTGCGCGAGCCCTTCAGGCCCACCGCCGGCACGCCCGCGTCCTCCAGCGCCTCCCAGCACACCTCCAGCATCAGCCGCTGCTGCGGATCCATCTCCGCGGCCTCGCGCGGGGAGATGCCGAAGAAGAGCGGATCGAATCCGCTCACCCGGTCCAGGAAGTAGCCATGGCGGGTGTTCATCTTCCCGGGCGACTGCGGATCCTCGTCGTACCAGGTGCCGTTGTCCCACCGGTCCGCGGGCACCTCCTGGAGCAGATCCTTCCGCTCACACAGCAGACGCCAGAAGGCCTCCGCGTCTGGTGCGCCTGGCAGACGGCAAGCGAGCCCCACCACGGCAATGGGCTCCGCCTCCTTTCCCCCTTGCGCGGCCCCGGCCTCGGCGCCCGTCAATTCCTGCTCCGCCTTGGTGGCGGATCCGGCGCCCGGCCCCAGCTGGCTCTCGCTTTCCGTCATGGATGTTGCCTTCCTGTGTCCGTCAAAGGTCCACTGCACTGTCGGCCCATGTCAACCGGCCGGCCGTCAATGAATTGCGTCTCTCACGGGTTTCGCTTGGTTTTGCGGTCCCGGACCGTTGGTGCCTCTCACGGATGAATCTCCCCCCAGCATGCGCCCACACGTGACTCGCGGAGAAATGCGAGGCGCTGGCTCGACTTGCCGCAAAATCGCATGTCTCAGTTTGCATGTGTAGCGGGTAAAGACAGACCCCCACACTTTACGGGAGATCCGGGATTCTTGACGCCCCGTGTCTCCCGTATGAAATCCCAGTCAATTCCTGGCAGAACCTATTTGACCAGTCTTTCAACTTCTTCCGAGCTAAAGCCTGCCTCGGAGAGAATTTTATGTGAGTGCTGTCCAAGAGCCGGGGGAGGACGCAAAGGCGTCTCGCCCAGGCGCAGCGGCGTGAGGAGGTGGGTCACTCTTCTCCCACGTTGGGTGTCTTCAGACTCCACGAACAGATTCCGGGCGCGGAGCTGGGGATCCGCCAGCACTTCGTCGCCTTCGAGTACGGGTTCGACACACACATCCGAGCCCGCGAAGCGCTCCGTCCAATACGCCAGGGGATGCTCGGCGAAGATGCGGGAGAACTCCGCCTTCACGCGCGCGCCGGCCTCGCCGGTGTCATACGCCTCCGCGAGCAGGTCCGGCCGTCCCAACACCTGACACACCCCGGCGAGGAACTTGGGCTCCAGCGCGCCCACGGACAGGTAGCGGTCATCGCTCGTGCGGTACAGCCCGTAGCAGGCGAAGCCGCCATTGAGCGTCTCCTTGCCGCGGCGCAAGGGCTGGCCCTGCTCGCCCATGAAGAGCCGCGCGGCCAGGTGCATGTGGAGGAAGGCCGTGGCGCCATCCGTCATGGACACGTCCACGAAGCGGCCCTGTCCGGTGCGCTCGCGCTCGTGCAGCGCCGCCAGGAGGCCCACCAGCGCGAAGAGGCTGCCGCCGCCGATGTCGCCCAGCTGCACGCCGGGGAAGGCCGGTGCGCCGTCCGCCTCGCCGCCGTAGCCGAGCACGCCCGCGCGCGCCGCGTAGTTGAGATCATGCCCCGCCTTGAGCCGGTCCGGCCCCGTCTGCCCGTAGCCGGAGATGGCGCAGTAGACGAGCCGCGGGTTCTCCGCGTGCAGCACGCTCCAGCCCAGGCCCAGCTTGTCCATGACGCCGGGCCGGAAGCTCTCCACCAGCACGTCGTAGCCGCGCACCAGGCGCTTGAAGGCCTCGCGCGCCTCGGGGGCCTTGAGGTCCAACGTCAGCGAGCGCTTGTTGCGGTTGAGCCCGTAGAAGAGCGCGCTCTCGTCGTCGCGCAGCGGGGCCATCTGGCGGAGGTAGTCACCGCCCTGGGGATCCTCGACCTTGTCCACCGTGGCGCCGAGATCGGCGAGCACCAGCGTGGCGTAGGGGCCGGGCAGAAGACGGGAGAGATCCAGGACCTTGAGTCCGGACAGGGGAAGCGTGTTCATGGTGGGGGGGTGGGGCTGGGGGGGAGGACAAAAAAGAAGCGGCGCGGCCCCGGAGGAGGAGCACACGCCGCCCGTGGAGCCACGCGCCCGAGGGCGCGGCTCCGTATGAGACTAGCCGAGCAGCTTCGCCAGCTTCATGGCGAGGCCCATGTCCATCGGCTTGAACTTGAGCTTGCCCTGCATGGCGGCCATCTGCGCGTTGAGCTGCTTGGCGCGGATCTTCACGAAGTCGTCGTTGCTGACGGTGACGGTCATCTTCGGGCTGCCCTCGGCGCCCTTGGTCACCCAGCCCTCGGACTTGGTGCAGTCCAGCGTCCAGGTGCCGCCGTTGTCGCCGGTGATGTTGAAGTGGATGACCGAGTTGATGTCCTTGGCCAGCTCCGGCTTCTCCTTCAGCACGCCCGGAATGTCGTTCTCGATGATGTCCTGTGCGCTCGCCATCGCTCTCTCCTTTGAGGAATTGACTGGTGAATCAACGACCGGGCGGCACCGTAATGACGGGGCCCGGGCGGGTCAAGCCGCTGGTGGCTCGCGGGAGGCTCAACGTCCGGCGCTGGAGGCCTGGGCCTGGCTGAGCGAGCGCCGGACCATGTCCAGCAGATCATTGAGCTCGAAGGGCTTGGCCAGGTGGCCCACCGCGCCAATGTCCGTGGCCTTGCTGCCCACGTTGCGATCCGCGCTGAGGACGATGAGGGGGATGCCGGCCACGGAGGGCCGCTGCCGCATGCGCTGGGCGAACTCCCAGCCGTCCATCACCGGCATCATCAAGTCCAGGAGGATGAGCTGGGGCGGATCCGGCTCGAGCCGCTCCAGGGCCTCCTTGCCATTGCGGGCGCGGCGGATCTCGAAGCCCTCGGCCTCGAGGATCTCCGAGAGGGCCTCGAGGATGTCCGGGTCGTCATCGACCACCAGCACGACGTTGGACCCCTGGTGCTGAAGATTGGCGGAAGACAGGTTCTTCTCCTGAGTGGCGCGCGCCCTCGATTTTCGCTCAAGGGGCGGGAAGGGGAGGATGAATTCAACCGGCTCGCAGGGCAACGGGGCAGGCTCGTTGCAAAATCGACATTGCCGCCCCACCGTTTTCCTAACCCATGGACCAGGAGACGGCAGGCGTGAGTCACGAGGGGGAATGGAGGCAGGCGGCGGCCGGAGAGGACGAGCCTGGGTTCGCCATCCTTTCGCGGCGAGGCCTGGTGCGCGAGGTGGATGGCCGGATGCGGGGCCACCTGGGCGTGGAGCGGCTTCCCGAGAGCGCGGGCTCCCTGGAGGAGTTGCTGGAGGCGGTGGGCTTCCAGCGGCGGCCGGGCGTGGAGCTCTGGGAGCACGAGGGGCGGCTGGTGCGGGCGGGCGAGAGCCCCCTGGAGGACGGGACACGGCTGGTGTGGACGCAGCCCGCCGAGGGCGACGAGGAGGTGGTGCGCCGGCGGGTGCGCTACCTGGGGCTCGCCTCCCATGACTTGAGGGGCTCGCTGGCCAACGTGCGCTCGTACGCGGCCCTGCTGCTCAATGGCCGCATCCCCCTGGAGCCCAAGGCGAAGCGCGGGCTGGAGACCATCCTGCGCAACACGGACAAGGCCCTGGCCTTCGCCCAGGACTTCTTCGATGCCAGCCGGGCGGACCTCGGCATGCTGGCCTGCGAGCGGGAGAGGCAGGCGCTCGAGCCCCTGCTCGCCAACGCGGTGGAGCACCACCTGGAGGCGGCGGGCACGGCGAGCGTGGCGCTGAGCCTGGAGCTGCCGGGAGGCTCCCTGCCCGAGGTGGAGGTGGACGCGGGCCGTGTACAGCACGCCGTGGAGGCCTTCATCCGCCACCACCTGCTGCGGGCCCAGCCCGGGGAGCAGCTCCGGATCCGGGCCCGGCCGGACGGAGGGATGCTCCGGGTGGAGGTGCGGCGGGATGGCGTGCCCCTGACGCAGGAGGAGCTCGCCCTCACCTTCGCACGGGAGGAGCGCGCCTTCCGGGAGAAGAAGCTGGAGGATCCCCTGCGGCTGGCGCTGGCCCGGCAGGAGGTGGAGGCGCTCGGGGGCTCCGTGGGAGTGACGGCCGACGCGGGGGCACCACGCTCTACCTTACGCTCCCCATCGCCCTCGCTTCCTCGGCGGGCATGCAGGTCTGAGTCCCCCCATCGTCATGCTGGCGACCCGCGCCCCGGGGGGCTATCCTGCCCGGGCCTTTTCCCAAGGGAGTTCGCGATGGGTCTGAAGATGTCGGAGATTCTGCTGATCATGGCGGTGCTGCTGCTCCTGTTCGGAGCCTCGCGCCTGCCGCAGCTCGGCTCTTCGCTGGGGAGCGCCATCCGCAACTTCAAGCGCGGCTTCGGTGGCGAGGAGCCCGCGCCCGACGAGAAGAAGCCCACGGGCACGCTCGCCAGCAGCGGCACGGTGGAGAAGGACGCCACCGCCCGCAGCACCAGCCACCAGGGCTGAGTTTCCGAGCTTCGTTGCGCGCAGCACCACGCCCGCGCCGGTCTCCCCTCCAGGAGAGACGGGCACGGGCGTCGTCGCTTGCGGGCCCGGCGCGCGGGCCGCTCAGAGTCCGCGATCGTCCTTGTCGTAGAGCCCGTCCAGCACCGCCTTGAACTTCTGGCTGACGTGCTTGCGCTTCACCTTGAGGCTCGGTGTCAGCTCGCCCGTCTCCTGGCTGAAGTCCTCCTCCATCACCGCGAAGCGCTTGAGGGTGCTGTAGGACGGCAGCTCCGCGTTCACCTTGTCGAGCACCTCCTGCACCGCGGCCCGGAGCACCGGCTGGCGGCACAGCTCCGCGTAGCTCCCGGCCTGCACGCCCTTGTCGGCGAGCAGCTTGCGCGCGGGCTCCTCGGCCACCGTGACGAGCGCCACCAGGTACTTGCGCTTGTCGCCGTGGACCACCGCCTGGCTGATGAGGGGGAACGTCTTGAGCGTGTTCTCGAGGTTCTGCGGCGAGACGTTCTTGCCGCCCGAGGTGACGATGAGGTCCTTCTTGCGATCGGTGATGGTGACGTAGCCGTCCACGTCCACCTCGCCGATGTCCCCGGTGTGGAACCAGCCATTGGCCTCGAGCACCTCGGCGGTGGCCTCCGGGTTCTTGTAGTAGCCCTTCATCACCCCCGGGCCGTGCAGGAGGATCTCCCCATCCGGGGCGATCTTCACCTCGGTGCCGGGCAGCGGCGGGCCCACGGTGCCAATCTTGATGCGCTCTGGCGGGTTGACGCAGGAGGCGGCGGACGTCTCGGTGAGGCCGTAGCCCTCCAGCACCTTGTAGCCGAGCAGATCGAAGAACCAGGCGATCTTCCGGGACAGTGGCGCGCCGCCGGAGACGAACAGGCGCATGTTGCCGCCCAGCTTCTCGTCGAGCGAGGCGCGCACCTTGCTGAACACCAGCTTGCGCGCCAGGGCCAGCCCCACCAGGGCGGGCTCGCGCCCCTGCGTCTTCGCCTCCACGTACTCCTCGAAGAGCGAGAAGGCCCAACGGAACAGGCGGCCCTTCACGCCGTGCGCGGCGGAGCCGTTGGCCACCACGCCGTTGTAGACCTTCTCGAAGACGCGCGGCACCGCCGGGAGGATGGTGGGACGCGTCTCCACGAGGTTGCTCAGCAGCTTGTCCGCGGACTCGGCGAACACCATGCGGAAGCCCATGGCCAGCCACGCGGCCTTCACCACCTGCCCGAAGGAGTGCGCCAGGGGCAGGAACATCAACACCGAATCGGTGGGCGCCATCGCCCCGACGCCCTTCACCCCGAGGGCCTCGTACGCCCAGTTGCCGTGGGTGAGCAGCACCCCCTTGGGGTCTCCCGTGGTGCCCGAGGTGTAGATGATGCAGCACACGTCCTCGGGCTTCATCTCGCGCGCCCGCTCGTCGAAGGACTCGGGGCGGGCGGTGTGCGCCTCGCGGCCCTGCTCCATCAACCGAGCGAGCGTCAGCTCCGTGTCGCTGGTGCTGGCGCCCTCGAAGAGCACCACCTTGCGCACGCCGGGACACTCCGCGAGCTTCTGCCGCAGGCGGGTGGCGCGGCCCGCCTGCCTGGGTGTCTGCTCGTCATGGTCCACGAAGACGAGCGACGCCTCGGAGTGGTGGAGGATGTAGCGGGCCTCGTCCGGCGTGTTGGACGCGTAGATGGGGACGGTGATGGCCTGGGCGGCGGAGATGGCCAGGTCCGTCACCACCCACTGGAGGCTGGTGTCCGCGAAGATGGCCACCCGGTCTCCCGGCTTCACGCCCTGGGCGAGGAGGCCGGCGGACAGCGCCTGCACGTCCTCCAGGATGCGTCCCCAGGTGACGTCCTCCCAGCGCCCCCCCGTCTTCCAGCTCGCGGCGACCTTCGTGGGAGACTGCGCCCGTTGGAGCAGCAGCTCGACGAGGTTGCGCGCCTCCGAGGTGGCCAGCCGGTTTTCCGCCCTCATGTGAGCCTCTCCTCTCCCCCAGTTCACTTCAGCAACCTGGATGGAGGGGGCCCGCTAGAAATGTGACCGGCCCCCGGCTCCTACACCTGCCTACCCAGCGACGGCTCGGCCTTCGCGTCCGGGGACCCCCGGAAACGACGAAGGCGGTACCCGGGGTGCACCGCACCGCGAGTACCGCCCGAAGCTGTCGCCGGCATGGTGCCTGTCCCGGAGGTCAGGCGGCGTCGGCGGAAGAGGAGTCCTGCTGCTGCTCCTCGTCCTGATTGAAGGCCGCCAGGTAGCGCTCGAGGAAGTTCTTCGTCTTGAGCTCCACCTGCCGCACGCGCTCGCGCGACACGCCCCAGCGCTGGCCCAGCTCCTCCAGCGTGCGCGGCTTGTCCTGCGTGAGCCGCTCCTGGAGGATGTCCCACCCCAGGTCGCCAATGCGCTTGCGCACCTTGGCCAGCGCCTCCTGCACCTCCTCGTTCTGCTCGCGCGCCAGGAACACCTGCTGAGGCGAGGGGCCCCCGTCCTCCAGGCGATCCAGGAAGGTCGTCTCGCCTTCCTCGTCGATGCTCGCGTCCAGCGAGAAGTCCGTCATGCTGCCGCGCTCGGCCTCACCGCCGCGCACCTGGCTGCGGTTGTCCTTGAGGTAGCGGGTGATGTAGGCGCGAATCCACCACACCGCGTAGGTGGCGAACCGCACGTTCTTCTTGGGGTCGAAGTGCTCGATGGCCTTCATCAGACCCACATTGCCTTCCTGGATGAGGTCATCCAGCCGGGCACCGCGGTTGGAGAATTTCTTCGCCACCGCCACCACGAAAGCCAGATTGGACTGCGCGAGCGTCTGTCGCGCCGACTCATCGCCCTTGCGGGCGCGCCCGGCCAGCTCGTACTCCTGCTCTCGGGTCAACTGCGAATGATCCCCGAGGTGACGCAGGTAGTGCGACAGGCCCTCGGCGCCGTACTTCATCGTCCTGTTCGCCATGTTTCGCGTCTCCAGTTCCTCTGTGTGACGGACGCGCTCGCCCCCCGGTTCCGCGTCCACATCTCTAGGACGCACAACGTGCCGAAGCGTTTCTCATTTCCATTCGGGGATATTTGACCCGCTTACCCTGGCGACAAGCAGACCTGAGCCCCGTCACGAGCGCGTGACGGCCTGCAGTCCAGGGTGGGAGATGGTTTTTCCCCGAGGAACGAGCGTGCCCGCTGAGGACTAAGAACACTTGGGCGCGGGAAAGATTTTCTCGGGGTTGAGCATTCCTGAAGGGTCGAAGAAGCCCTTCAACCGGCGCTGCAGCTCCAGCACGGCCTCGGATTGCTCCATGGCCAGATATTCCCGTTTGGCGTGACCCACCCCATGCTCGCCCGTGATGGTGCCACCCATGGAGACGGTCAGCTCCAACATGCGCCGGATGGCCGTCTCCACGAGGGCGCGCTGGTACGGGCCCTCGTAGAGGATGTTGGCGTGCAGGTTGCCATCCCCCGCGTGGCCGTACGTGGCCACGAGCAACCCCAGCTCCTCCCCCATTTTCTTCAAGGCCAGGATGATGTCGGGAATACGGGACCGGGGTACCGCGATGTCCTCCGAGATCTTGTGCGGACGCAGGGAGCGCAAGGCGGTGGACACCACCCGGCGCACCGCCCAGAGCTTCTCGCGCTGGGACTCGTCCTGGGCCACGAGCACTTCCCGGGCGCCGTGCTGCTCACAGATTTCACCCAGCCAGGCGAGCTCGGCGAACAGGCCCTCCTCCATGTTGCCGTCCACCTCGGCGATGACGGCCGAGCCGGCGCCCGCCGGAAAGTTGAAGCCCCTTCCATCCACGGCCTGGAGCGCCACGTCGTCGATGAGCTCGAGGGTGCGCGGGAGGATGCCGGCCTTCAGCACGGCGGTGATGGCACGTGCGGCGGTGTGCACCGAGTCGAAGATGACCAGGGCCGTCTTCACGTGCCGGGGCTTGGGGAGGAGCTGGAGGGTGATCTCCGTGGCCACCCCGAGCGTGCCCTCCGAGCCCACGAAGAGGCCCACCAGATCGTAGCCGGCCACGCCCTTGATGGTGCGGCGGCCCACGCGGAGCACCTCGCCGCCAGGCAGCACCCACTCCAGGCCGATGACGTAGTCGCGGGTAACCCCGTACTTGAGCGCCCGGGGGCCTCCGGCGTTCTCCGCCACGTTGCCCCCCATCGTGCAGAACTCCCACGAGTTGGGGTCCGGCGGATAGAAGAGGCCCTGCGCCTCCACGGCCTTCATCAGATCGCCCGTGATGACGCCCGGCTGCACCACCGCGGTCAGGTCCTCCCCGGAGACGGAGAGGATGCGGTTCATCCGCTCCAGGCTCACCGCCACGCCGCCCAGCAGGGGCAGCGCGCCGCCACTCTTGCCACTACGCGCCCCGCAGGGCGTGAAGGGCACCCCGAGCGCCTGGCAGGTGCGGAACACGGCGGAGACCTGTTCGGTGTTCTCGGGGAAGACCACCAGGTCCGGCGGGTAGACGCCGGAGTCGGACTCGTCCTCGGCGTAGCTCTCCAGGGTGGCCGCGTCGCGGCGCACCTGGCCTGGGGAGAGCACCTGCTCCAGCGCGGCCTGCGCACGCTCCAGGAGGGCGGGGGAAACTCGGGGGAAGGTATGCTCCGCGGGCAGGGTCATCCGGACGGCTCCACTCGACTGCGCATCACTCCAACTCAACGCCCCAACTCAACGCCGCATGGTGCCCAGGCGCGTCCACAGCTCACGGCGCAGGGCTCCGTCCTTGCGCAGCTGGCCCTCGTAGGCCTCCGAGTGCGTCCGGGCATCGCGCTGCCGGTCCCCCCGGATGCGCAGGCAGGACTGCTCCGCCTCGATGATGCAGGCGGTGGCCGGGCTCTTCAGCACGCGCGCCAGCGACGAGGCCACCGCGCGCGCCAGGTCCTCCTGGAGGATGAGCCGGTGCGCGAAGCAGTCCACCAGCGCGCCCAGCCGGCCGAAGCCCACCACCCGCGAGCGCGGCACGTAGGCCACGTGCGCCCGGCCCTCGAAGGGCAACAGGTGGTGCGGGCACATGGACTGGAAGCGCAGATCCGTCACCACCACCAACTCCCCGGACGAGTCCGGCGGTCCCGGGAACGTCTCCCCCAGCGCCTCCTCCGGCGTGCGCCCGTAGCCATCGAGGAATTGACCCCAGGCCTCGGCCACCCGCTCCGGTGTCCCCACGAGGTTGGGATCGCTCTCCAGGGGCAGGCCCGCCGCGCGCAAGAAGTCCCGGACAGCCGCGGCCATGGCCTCCCGGTCGGGTTTCACGGGCGGAGCTCCTCGCGTCCTTCGAGCTGCGGCCATTGTGCGTGTCTTCCTCGTTGCCTGGTCGGTACCTCAGGGGACGGGCAACCTACCCGAAGCCGCCACCTGAATCTCGTCTCCAATGACCCGTACCGCGTAGATGCGCACGCGAGCGCCCGGATGCGTGGGGCTGTCGCCCGTGCGGACGTCGAAGGCCCAGGCATGAAGGGGACAGTAGAGAAGGCACCCGTCCTGGTCCCCCTCCGACAAGGGGCCTCCCCGGTGGGGACAGGCCTGCTGCACCGCATGCAGCCGTCCCTCCACCTGGACCAGGGCCACCCACTCCTCCCCTACCCGCACTACCGCCCGGCCCCGCTCGTCCAGGTCCGACAGGCGCGCCACGGGAATGAAGTGCTCCTCGCCCTGTCCATCCATGACTCGTCCTCCAACGCTCCGCGTCGAGCGCGCCCTCCCCCCCTGAATACCGGGACGGAGAGGCCGTCGCACCCTTGACACCCCTCCAGGGGACCAGTAGAGCAAATAATTACCGTCCTCCTGCCCGATGAGAATCCGCGCCCACATCGCTGGCCACCTCATCGCCACCCTGCTGGTGGTGCTCTGGGTTGCCCAGCCGCTGATCGCCATCGCGCACGCGCGGGAGCACGTCCACCGCTACTGCCCGACCCACCGCGCCTTCGAGGAGAGCTCGGCCAGCAAGGGCTCGGCGCTCTCGGCGCAGCTCCGGGACGCGAAGGCCTTCGAGAAGGTGCCCCCCACCTCCCCCGGAGGCACGCTCAAGCATGAGTCGTGCGCCTTCGTCTCGGTCAGCACCCGGGACGAGGTGACGAGCCCCGAGGTGCAGCCCGTCATCCAGGCCTGCCTCGAGGTGAGCCGCCCGGCCACCGCGCCGCCCCGGCCCCAGTCGTCGCTGTCCATCCTCGACACCGCCCCCAAGGGTTCGCCTCCCGCGCGCGTCTAGCGCTGTCGGAGCGAAGTCCTAGGGTCGACGTCCGCCTTGTCTTCGGACGTCCGGTTCGCGGAGTGCATTGTGTCCCCCACGTCGTGCCGGCTCGCCGGCCTCGCTGTCTGCCTGTCGTTCTGTCTGTCCCCCTTCACGTCCGCTTCGGCCCAGACGCCGCCGGACACGGCCACGCCCGCCCAGGAGCAGGAGCCCGCGCAAGAGCCGGGCCTGTCTCCCGAGGACTTGAAGGACATCGAGGAGGCGCTCGGCCAGGATGCCGCCGCGGCCACCCAGGCGGGCACGCAGCCTCCCGCCACCCCTCCCCCACCCGCGTCCTCCAGCGGCGTGACGCTCAGCCCGAGCAACCTCGACTTCCACGGGCTGAACATCGCCTTCATCCTGGACGTGGCCGCCGCCGCCTTCACCTCCAAGGAGCCGCTGCAGACGGGCGGGCATGATCCCTCCGTCAACGGCTTCAACCTCCAGCAGCTGGAGCTGTCCATCAACACGGCGGTGGACCCGTACTTCCGCTTCGACAGCAACATCGTCTTCAGCCAGTTCGGCGTGGAGATCGAGGAGGCGTACGCCACCACGACGAACCTGCCGGGCAACCTCCAGGTGCGCGCCGGCCAGTTCCTCACCCGCTTCGGCCGCATCAACCCCACGCACCCGCACGCGTGGGAGTTCGTGGACCAGCCCTTCGCCATCGGCCGCGTCTTCGGCGGCGAGGGCAACCGGGGGCTCGGCGTGGAGGCCTCCTGGCTCACCCCGCTGCCCTGGTACGTGGAGGTGCTCGGCTCCGTCACCGACGCCACCGGCGAGTCCACCGCGCGCAGCTTCCTGGGCGCCGACCTGGGCGGAGTCACCTCGCCCTTCGACTTCCAGTTCACCGGCATGGTGAAGCAGTTCTTCCCCCTGTCGGATGACCTGTCGCTGCTGTGGGGCCTGTCCGCCGCGGATGGCCCCAACCCCACCGGCTACCGCAACCGCACCGACGTGTTCGGCACGGACGTGTACCTCAAGTACCGGCCCCTCTCCGGCAACAGCTTCACCACGGTGGCCCTCCAGGCCGAGCTCCTCTACCGCCGCCGCCAGGTCCCCGAGGACGTGCTGTCGGACCTCAACGGCTATGCCCAGCTGTCCTGGCGCTTCGACCAGCGCTGGGCCGTCGCCGGCCGCTACGAGCTCGGCACCCCGGCCTACCGGCGCAACGGCGGCCTCGCGGACGATCCCCTCGACGCCGAGTGGAGCGACAACCGCCAGCGCCTCTCCGCCAACGTCACCTTCTGGCCCACCGAGTTCTCCCGCCTGCGCCTGCAGGGCGCCACGGACCTCGCCGGCTGGCGCGAGCGTCCGGACTCCTCGGTCTTCCTCGCACTCGAAGTGGTGATGGGCGCTCACGGCGCCCACGCTTTCTAACCCCTCTCGCGCTGGAGCCTTCGAATGAGCCCCTTTCGATTCTTCGTGGCCCTGAACGCCGTCCTCCTGGGCCTGCTGTCCCTTCCCGCCCGTGCCGACCTCAAGGTGGTCACCACGCTGCCGGACCTCGCCGCCATCACCAAGGCCGTGGGCGGCGAGCACGTGCAGGTGACCTCGCTCGCCCTGCCCACGCAGGATCCGCACTTCGTGGACGCCCGGCCCAGCCTGGCCCTGGAGGTCAACCGCGCGGACCTGCTGATCGCCATCGGCCTGGAGCTGGAGGTGGGCTGGCTGCCCGCGCTCCAGAACGGCGCCCGCAACACCCGCATCCTCACCGGCAGCCCGGGCTACCTCGAGGCCGCCCAGTTCGTACGCACGCTCGAGGTCCCCACCACCCGCGTGGATCGCAGCCAGGGAGACGTGCACGCCGGAGGCAACCCGCACTTCCTCTATGACCCGAGGGCCGCGCTGCTGGTGGCCCGGGGCATCACCGACCGCATGGCCTCCCTGGACGCGAAGAACGCGGCGGCCTACCGCGCCAACCTGGAGAAGTTCACCGCGGAGCTGGAGAAGGCGCGCGCGGGCTGGGAGCAGCGGCTGGCCGGACTCAAGGGCACGCCCGTGGTGGCCTACCACCGGACGACCGCGTACCTGGCCAACTGGCTGGGCTTCGAGGTCATCGCCTACCTCGAGCCCAAGCCCGGCATCCCGCCCAACCCCGCCCACGTGGCCCAGGTGCTGACGCAGGCGCGCCAGCGCAAGGCCCGCTTCGTCCTCCAGGAGGACTACTACCCCACCACCACCTCCAAGCTGGTGGCGAGCAAGATTCCCGCGCCCGTCGTCCTCTTCACCTCGGGCACCGACTTCCGCG
The sequence above is drawn from the Archangium gephyra genome and encodes:
- a CDS encoding metal ABC transporter substrate-binding protein; the protein is MSPFRFFVALNAVLLGLLSLPARADLKVVTTLPDLAAITKAVGGEHVQVTSLALPTQDPHFVDARPSLALEVNRADLLIAIGLELEVGWLPALQNGARNTRILTGSPGYLEAAQFVRTLEVPTTRVDRSQGDVHAGGNPHFLYDPRAALLVARGITDRMASLDAKNAAAYRANLEKFTAELEKARAGWEQRLAGLKGTPVVAYHRTTAYLANWLGFEVIAYLEPKPGIPPNPAHVAQVLTQARQRKARFVLQEDYYPTTTSKLVASKIPAPVVLFTSGTDFRGGQTYLQHLEDLMTRLEKGLKGEGT
- a CDS encoding FAD-binding oxidoreductase, translating into MTLPAEHTFPRVSPALLERAQAALEQVLSPGQVRRDAATLESYAEDESDSGVYPPDLVVFPENTEQVSAVFRTCQALGVPFTPCGARSGKSGGALPLLGGVAVSLERMNRILSVSGEDLTAVVQPGVITGDLMKAVEAQGLFYPPDPNSWEFCTMGGNVAENAGGPRALKYGVTRDYVIGLEWVLPGGEVLRVGRRTIKGVAGYDLVGLFVGSEGTLGVATEITLQLLPKPRHVKTALVIFDSVHTAARAITAVLKAGILPRTLELIDDVALQAVDGRGFNFPAGAGSAVIAEVDGNMEEGLFAELAWLGEICEQHGAREVLVAQDESQREKLWAVRRVVSTALRSLRPHKISEDIAVPRSRIPDIILALKKMGEELGLLVATYGHAGDGNLHANILYEGPYQRALVETAIRRMLELTVSMGGTITGEHGVGHAKREYLAMEQSEAVLELQRRLKGFFDPSGMLNPEKIFPAPKCS
- a CDS encoding zinc-regulated TonB-dependent outer membrane receptor, with amino-acid sequence MSPTSCRLAGLAVCLSFCLSPFTSASAQTPPDTATPAQEQEPAQEPGLSPEDLKDIEEALGQDAAAATQAGTQPPATPPPPASSSGVTLSPSNLDFHGLNIAFILDVAAAAFTSKEPLQTGGHDPSVNGFNLQQLELSINTAVDPYFRFDSNIVFSQFGVEIEEAYATTTNLPGNLQVRAGQFLTRFGRINPTHPHAWEFVDQPFAIGRVFGGEGNRGLGVEASWLTPLPWYVEVLGSVTDATGESTARSFLGADLGGVTSPFDFQFTGMVKQFFPLSDDLSLLWGLSAADGPNPTGYRNRTDVFGTDVYLKYRPLSGNSFTTVALQAELLYRRRQVPEDVLSDLNGYAQLSWRFDQRWAVAGRYELGTPAYRRNGGLADDPLDAEWSDNRQRLSANVTFWPTEFSRLRLQGATDLAGWRERPDSSVFLALEVVMGAHGAHAF
- the folE gene encoding GTP cyclohydrolase I — protein: MKPDREAMAAAVRDFLRAAGLPLESDPNLVGTPERVAEAWGQFLDGYGRTPEEALGETFPGPPDSSGELVVVTDLRFQSMCPHHLLPFEGRAHVAYVPRSRVVGFGRLGALVDCFAHRLILQEDLARAVASSLARVLKSPATACIIEAEQSCLRIRGDRQRDARTHSEAYEGQLRKDGALRRELWTRLGTMRR
- a CDS encoding Rieske (2Fe-2S) protein — encoded protein: MDGQGEEHFIPVARLSDLDERGRAVVRVGEEWVALVQVEGRLHAVQQACPHRGGPLSEGDQDGCLLYCPLHAWAFDVRTGDSPTHPGARVRIYAVRVIGDEIQVAASGRLPVP